The following proteins come from a genomic window of Balearica regulorum gibbericeps isolate bBalReg1 chromosome 19, bBalReg1.pri, whole genome shotgun sequence:
- the SRSF1 gene encoding serine/arginine-rich splicing factor 1, translating into MSGGGVIRGPAGNNDCRIYVGNLPPDIRTKDIEDVFYKYGAIRDIDLKNRRGGPPFAFVEFEDPRDAEDAVYGRDGYDYDGYRLRVEFPRSGRGTGRGGGGGGGGGAPRGRYGPPSRRSEYRVIVSGLPPSGSWQDLKDHMREAGDVCYADVFRDGTGVVEFVRKEDMTYAVRKLDNTKFRSHEGETAYIRVKVDGPRSPSYGRSRSRSRSRSRSRSRSNSRSRSYSPRRSRGSPRYSPRHSRSRSRT; encoded by the exons ATGTCCGGAGGGGGCGTGATCCGCGGCCCAGCCGGCAACAACGACTGCCGCATCTACGTGGGGAACCTGCCCCCCGACATCCGCACCAAGGACATCGAGGACGTCTTCTACAAGTACGGGGCCATCCGCGACATCGACCTCAAGAACCGCCGCGGGGGCCCGCCCTTCGCCTTCGTGGAGTTTGAGGACCCCAG GGACGCGGAGGACGCCGTCTACGGGCGGGACGGCTACGATTACGATGGGTATCGCCTCCGCGTGGAGTTTCCTCGGAGCGGCCGGGGCACCGGCagaggcggcggcggtggcggagGGGGCGGAGCCCCCCGGGGCAGGTACGGCCCCCCGTCCCGGCGCTCGGAGTACAGAGTGATCGTCTCGG GGCTGCCTCCAAGTGGAAGTTGGCAGGATTTAAAGGATCACATGCGTGAAGCAGGTGATGTATGTTATGCTGATGTTTTCCGAGATGGCACTGGTGTCGTGGAGTTTGTACGGAAGGAAGATATGACCTACGCTGTGCGAAAACTGGATAACACTAAATTTAGATCTCACGAG GGAGAAACTGCCTACATCCGTGTTAAAGTTGATGGCCCAAGAAGTCCAAGCTATGGAAGATCTCGGTCACGCAGCCGTAGTCGTAGCAGAAGCCGTAGTCGAAGCAACAGCAGAAGCCGCAGTTATTCCCCAAGAAGAAGCAGAGGATCTCCACGCTACTCTCCCCGCCACAGCAGATCCCGATCTCGTACATAA